From the Ostrinia nubilalis chromosome 8, ilOstNubi1.1, whole genome shotgun sequence genome, one window contains:
- the LOC135073986 gene encoding peptidoglycan recognition protein-like isoform X3, giving the protein MFRKLNIFAVFICFCELVRGECDVVTKKEWGGLEPTHVQYLPRPVDLVIIQHTTTPMCTTDTACKNEVKSIQDYLMDFMDWWDIGSSFYVGGNGKVYEGPGWLHVGAHTYGYNKRSIGISFIGNYETDVPTAQQLNAVKALLRCGVENGHLTSNYHVIGAKQVLATLSPGRNLWAEIRTWPEWMDDVSSIKN; this is encoded by the exons ATGTTCCGAAAGTTGAATATTTTTGCCGTTTTTATCTGCTTCTGCGAGCTAGTGAGAGGAG AATGCGACGTTGTAACCAAGAAGGAATGGGGGGGCCTGGAACCGACCCATGTTCAGTACCTGCCGAGACCAGTTGACCTGGTCATCATCCAGCACACAACGACTCCCATGTGCACCACCGATACAGCCTGTAAGAATGAGGTGAAGAGCATACAGGATTATCTCATGGACTTCATGGATTGGTGGGACATTGGTTCTTC CTTCTACGTCGGCGGCAACGGCAAGGTCTACGAAGGCCCTGGCTGGCTGCACGTGGGGGCGCACACTTACGGCTACAACAAACGCTCTATTGGCATCTCCTTCATCGGGAACTATGaaa CTGACGTGCCAACGGCTCAGCAATTGAACGCAGTGAAGGCCCTCCTTAGGTGTGGAGTGGAGAACGGTCACCTAACCTCAAACTATCACGTGATCGGTGCCAAGCAAGTACTCGCCACTTTGAGTCCTGGCAGGAACTTGTGGGCAGAAATCAGGACTTGGCCCGAATGGATGGACGACGTCAGCTCGATCAAAAATTAA